From a single Maylandia zebra isolate NMK-2024a linkage group LG3, Mzebra_GT3a, whole genome shotgun sequence genomic region:
- the LOC143415636 gene encoding uncharacterized protein LOC143415636 — MRRKRSSRSIFRDPYDVIERQRREGRPRLIQLESLTRRSRTLTQLFQGTLQTRLLASARDDVNAKLESITGQLQLLVSEWEGFEAQREELVIWLADMDVRLTS; from the exons atgaggaggaagagaagcagcaggagcatctttagggatccctatgatgtcattgag aggcagcggcgagaggggagacctcggctcatccagctggagagcctgaccaggaggagtcgaacattaactcagctcttccagggcaccctgcagactcGGCTGCTGGCATCGGCGAGGGATGACGTGAACGCcaaactggagtccatcacaggtcaactgcag ctccttgtctcagagtgggagggatttgaagcacaaagggaggaacttgtcatttggttggctgatatggatgtgaggttgaccagctga